TGGAGCAGCTGCCACAGCCGCTCCGCACCCTGGCGGGCCAGGGTGTACTCGACCCGGATCGAACCCCGCAGCCGGACCACGTCCTCGGCCGAATAGTTGCGCCGGATGCCCTGCCAGCGGGGACTGGCCCGCCACTCCTCCTCCAGCTGGGCGGCCTCCTGCCGGATCCGCTCCTCCAGGGACCGCCGGTCGGGCTGCGACGGTGCGGTCGAGCCGGCCGGCTCCCCGGCCCTGGGCTTGCCGTTGCGGATGCTCACGGGGATCCCTCCCGGTGGATGTGGGTGAGAATCGTTCTCTTACCACGTACGGCGGAAGGGATGCCAGGGGCAATGGCCCGCCGGCGAACGGTGGTCCTGGCTCACCGAAGGGGCCGGGAACGGGGGCGGACGGCAAGGGGCGGCCCCCGGCCCCCTGGCCGCGCCTTTCCTGACGGTGGCCGGCCCCTGCGGCCGTTCCCGGCCCTGGGCAGCCCTGGGCACCCAACCCTCTGGCGCCGAACTTTAACAAACCTTAACCCTGCATCCTTCGGTGAAGTGGGTTGACACCCCCGTAGTCGGTGTTATAATCCAGGTCAAACCTGACACGGACACCCAGCATCTCGATGGAGAGCGGTCCGAGTCGGTTTGGGAAGTGCGCCTAGGGTTCCGCACCGGCGTTGTGACGGCGCACCGCCTCCCCGGGGTTCCGGGGACCTGGCGGACCCGCCATCCGGGTCGCGGGGAGGCCGGTCCACCGGCCTCCGAGAAGCGGCCCGCTGCCTGTGGACTGGACCAAGCGGCGCAACCCGCCGGTTCCGCCGGCGGGACACCGTGGGGATAAAAGCCCCGAGCGGCAGGTTCCCAACCCCGGTTGGCGCCTGTGCCGCTCGGGGTTTCTTATTACCTCTTGCCGTTTTCCCTTTGCCCTGGCCGGTCCATGCGGCGCCAGGGGGGTGCCCGGCGGCGACGCCCGGCCAGATTGACAGCCCAAGGCCAGTTCAGCGGCCGTGAAGGGGAGCAGTACCCGGCAAGCCCGGCTGCAGAGAGCCGGTGGCTGGTGCAAACCGGCGCCGAGGAACCGGGGAACTCGCCCTGGAGCCGTTCCGGTGAAGGGTCCTCAGGCCCCTAGCCGGATCCGGCGGTCTCCGCCCCCGTCCCCGCCGCCCGGCCGGCATCCTCCCGCCGGGGGGGCCCCTGCCGGGGACGGTCCAGGAGGTCGTCGTTAACCAGAGGGTGGCGGCCCGGACACCGGGACACTCGGACACCGGGAAACCGGATACCCGCGGCCCGGGCCACCGGCAGACCGGCAACGCCGGTATGCCGGCGACACCGGCGACCCGCAGTTCCGCCCGCCGCCACCCGCCAAGGCCGCCGCCGCGAGGCGGCGGCAACCGGGGTGGTACCGCGAAGCGGCGCTCTTCGCCCCCGGCCCGATGGGCCCGGGGCGAAGAGCGCCTTGGTTTTTCCAGCCCTCCAGCGGGGCTGGCCGGCCCCGGGCCGGCGAAAGGAGGTGAGCCCTTGATCCACGTCATGGTGCTGGCCGCCGACCGGCCCGGCGTCCTCCGCCGCATCCTCGGCGTCTATGAGAGCCGCCGGTACCGGGTCCGCTCCCTGGCCACCGGCGCCGCCGGGCCCGCCGGGTTCGTCCGCGTCAACCTGGTCCTGGACGAACCGGCCGACCGGGCCCACCGGCTGGCGGCCCAGCTGGCCCGCCTGGTGGACGTGGCCGGCGTCGAGGTGGCCGAACCGTCCCGGGCGGTGGGACGGGAACTGGCCCTGGTCAAGGTGCTGCTGGAGCATCCTGCCCGGCGGGCCGACTTGCTCCAGATGGCCCAGGTCTTCCGCGCCCGGGTGGTCGACGTGGCCCCGCGCTCCCTGGTGCTGGAGGTCACCGGCGACCCCGCCAAACTCGACGCCTTTCTCGGCCTGGCCCGCGAGTTCGGCCCGGTGGAGGTGATGCGGACGGGGGTGGCGGCCCTGGCGCGGGGTTCGCAGGTACTGGCGGCAGCGGTCGTAGCGCCTGCAGGCACGCCGGGGCCCTCCTGGGAGCCTTCCGGGGAGGAGGACCCGCTCCCCTCCGGGGCCGGCGCCTTCTCCCCCGCCCTGGCAGCGGGATCCGGCCCCTGAGCGGTGCCGGCCACCGGCACGGTCCGGGGTGGATCCCCGCCGGAACCCCGGCCCCACCGTCCAGGAGAGCGAAAGGCGTAACCAAGGATGGGAGGGAGCACCTTGGCGACGATCTACTACGACCGGGACGCGAACCCGGAACTCATCCGGCGGCGGCGGGTCGCCGTCATCGGCTACGGCAGCCAGGGCCACGCCCAGGCCCAGAACCTGCGGGACCGGGGCGTCGAGGTGGTGATCGGCATCCGTCCGGGCCCCAGCGCCGACCGAGCCCGGGCCGATGGCTTCCCCACCTGCACACCGGCCGAGGCGGCCGCCGGCGCCGATGTGGTGGTCATGCTGATCCCCGACGAGCGGCAGCCCGCCGTCTTCCAGGAGGCCATCGCCCCCCACCTGACCGAGGGCAAGGCCCTGGCCTTCTCCCACGGCTTCAACGTCCACTTCGGCCAGATCCAGCCGCCGCCCGGCGTCGACGTCTTCATGGTGGCGCCCAAGGCGCCCGGCCACCTGCTGCGCCGGTTCGTCCGGGAAGGGCGCAGCGTGCCCGGGCTGCTGGCCGTGGCCCAGGATGCCACGGGACAGGCCCGGCAGCTGGCCCTGGCCTACGCCTGGGGGATCGGCTGCACCGGGGCGGGGGTCATCGAGACTACCTTCCAGGAGGAGACGGAGACCGACCTCTTCGGCGAGCAGGCGGTGCTCTGCGGCGGCGTGACGGAGCTGGTCAAGGCGGGGTTCGAGACGCTGGTCGAAGCCGGCTACCAGCCCGAGATCGCCTACTTCGAGTGCCTCAACGAGCTGAAGCTCATCGTGGACCTGATGTACGAGGGCGGCCTGGCGCGGATGCGCTACTCCATCAGCGACACGGCCGAGTACGGCGACCTCACCCGCGGGCCGCGGATCATCGACGCCGGGGTCCGGCAACGGATGAGGGAGATCCTGGCCGAGATCCAGTGCGGTGCCTTTGCCCGGGAGTGGATCCTGGAGAACCAGGCCGGCCGGCCGGTGATGAACGCCCGCCGCGCTCAGGAGGCCCGTCACCCCATCGAGGCGGTCGGCCGGCGGCTGCGGGCGATGATGGACTGGCTGCCCCGGGAGGACGGCGCCCCGGCGGCGGGACGCCCGGAGGCACCGGCCGTTCAGGAGGCCCCGGCGACCCCGGCGGCTGCGACGGCGGCCGCCCCGGCGGCCTGGGCGGGCTAGCCCGGCCCGGTACCGGCCGGAGCGGGACGAACCGGCTCCGGCCCGCACCCCAGAGGGAGGGATGCCCCATGGCGGATGGGGTTGGCGAGGTTACGCGGACCCCCATGGCTAGCACCGCCGGCTCGGGCCACGGCGGGGACGCCGGGTTCGACCGGGACCGGGTGCGGATCTTCGACACCACCCTGCGGGACGGCGAGCAGACGCCCGGCGTCGCCCTGACGGTGGACGAGAAGGTGGAGGTGGCCCGCTGGCTGGCGGCCCTGGGGGTCGACATCATCGAGGCCGGCTTCCCCGTCGCCTCCGACGGCGAGTTCGAGGCGGTGAGCCGCATCGCGGCGGAGGTCCATGGTCCCACCATCGCTGCCCTGGCGCGAACGGCGGCGGTGGACATCGACCGGGCCTGGGCGGCCATCCGCCACGCCCGGCGGCCGCGGATCCACGTGTTCGTCTCCACCTCGCCCATCCACCTGGAGGCCATGCTGCGCATGACCGAGGACCAGGTGCTGCGGCTGGTGGAAGAGATGGTGGGCTACGCCCGGTCGCTCTGCCCGGACGTGGAATTCTCCGCCCAGGACGCCACCCGCAGCGACGTGGGCTTCTTGGCCGAGGTGACGGCGGCCGCCATCGAGGCCGGCGCCGGCACCATCAACCTGCCCGACACCGTGGGCTACGCCACGCCCTGGACCTACGCCCAGATGTTCCAGGAGGTGATGGCCCGGGTGCCCAGACCGGACCGGGTGGTCTTCAGCGCCCACACCCACGACGACCTGGGCATGGCCGTGGCCAACGCCCTGGCGGCGGTGCGGGTGGGCGTGCGCCAGGTGGAGTGCACCATCAACGGCATCGGCGAGCGGGCGGGCAACTGCTCCCTGGAAGAGGTGGTGATGGCCCTGGCCGTGCGGGGCGACGTCTTCGGCGCCACCACCGGGGTCGACACCCGGCAGCTGGTTCCCGCCAGCCAGGTGGTCTCCCGCCTGACGGGGGTGCCCGTTCCGCCCAACAAGGCGGTGGTGGGTGCCAACGCCTTCGCCCACGAGTCGGGGATCCACCAGGACGGGGTGATCAAGAACCCCCTGACCTACGAGATCATCCGGCCCGAGGCGGTGGGCGCCGGCGGGTCCCAGCTGGTGCTGGGCAAGCACTCCGGGCGCCACGCCGTGCGGGTCGAGCTGGAGCGCCTGGGCTTCAGCCTGCCCGAGGACGCCTTCCGGGAGGTGTTCCGCCGCTTCAAGGCCCTGGCCGACCGGCGGGAGTTCGTCAGCAAGGAGGCCCTGGCGCGGCTGGCGGCCCAGGTGCTGGAGGAACGCCAGCAAGAGAGCGGGGCCGCATCCCGGCTTGCCCACGGCGCCTGACCCCCCGAAGCGGGCCGTGGCAAGCACGGGGGCGACCCCCGCAAGACCGGGCGTGCGGCCGGGTCCCCAGCCCGGACAGCCGGCCGCATGCCCAGCTTATGAACATTCGCCGGCCGGGGTGCCGGCCCCTGCGAAGAGCCTGCCGCCGGGCGGCGCGGACACCGGCCGCCGGGCGCCGGGGACCGGCCGTTAGACCGACCCCCGGGCAGCGGGGACCGGCCGGTGGACCGGCCGGTAGGTAGCGGTCAGCCTGAACGCCCGTGACAGGCCATCGCTTGCAACCGAAGGAGGTTCATCTATGGCGGCCCCGCGCCCCATGACCATCACCGAGAAGATCCTGGCCGCCCACGCCGGCGTCCCCTGGGTCGAACCCGGCCAGCTGGTCGAGGTCCGGGTCGACTTCCTCATGGCCAACGACATCACCGCGCCCCTGGCCATCCGCGCCTTCCGCGAGATGGGGGCAACCCGGGTCTTCGATCCCGAGCGGGTGGCCATCGTCCTGTCCCACTTCGCCCCCAGCAAGGACATCCGCAGCGCCGACCAGTGCAAGGTGGCGCGGGAGTTCGCCCGGGAGCAGGGGCTGGTCCACTACTACGAGATGGGCGAGGGCATCGAGCACGCCCTGCTGCCCGACCGCGGGCTGGTTCTTCCCGGGGAGCTGGTGCTGGGAGCCGACTCCCACACCTGCACCTACGGGGCCGTGGGCTGCTTCTCCACCGGCGTGGGCAGCACCGACCTGGCCTACGCCATGGCCACCGGCGAGACGTGGCTCAAGGTGCCCGAGACGCTGAAGTTCGTCTATTACAACCGGCTGCAGCCCTGGGTGACGGGCAAGGACCTGATCCTTTACACCATCGGCCGCATCTCCTGCGACGGCGCCACCTACAAGGCCATGGAGTTCACCGGCGAGGCGCTGGCCGACCTCAGCATGGACGGGCGGCTGGCCATGGCCAACATGGCCATCGAGGCCGGCGGCAAGAACGGCATCTTCAACCCCGACCAGCGGACCCTGGACTACGTGGCGCGGCGGGCCCAGCGGCCCTGCAGCCCCGTCTGGTCCGACCCCGACGCGGAATACGCCGAGGTGTACGAGTTCGACGCCGCCCGGATCGAGCCCCAGGTGGCCCTGCCCTGGTCGCCCGACAACGTGCGGCCCCTGAGCGAGGTGGAGCGGGTCCCCATCGACCAGGTCTTCATCGGCTCCTGCACCAACGGGCGCCTGGACGACCTACGCACCGCCGCCCGCATCCTGCGGGGCCGGCGGGTGCACCCGGAGGTCCGGGCCATCGTGATCCCGGCCTCCCGGGACATCTACCTGCAGGCCCTCAAGGAAGGGCTGATCGAGATCTTCATGGCCGCCGGGTGCGTGGTCAGCGCCTCCACCTGCGGGCCCTGCCTGGGCGGCCACATGGGCGTGCTCGGCAAGGGCGAGCGGTGCGTCAGCACCTCCAACCGCAACTTCGTCGGCCGGATGGGCCACCCCGAGTCGGAGTCCTACCTGGCCAACCCGGCGGTGGCCGCGGCCTCGGCGGTGGCGGGCCGGCTGTGCCATCCGGAGGAACTCGGCATCCGCTACGAAGAGGTGGCCGGGGTGGCGTGAGGCGGCCGCCCGGTGCAGGCGCAGGCGGGCCTGCCGGCCGGCAGGTGGGCCGGCCGGTTCGTCCGGTTCGTCCCATGAAGGATGAGGAGGTGGCGGCCGTGGGCCGCGTGTGGAAGTACGGCGACGACATCAACACCGACGTGATCATCCCGGCGCGGTACCTTTTCACCACCGATCCCGCCGAGTTGGCCGCCCACTGCATGGAGGACCTGGACCCCAGCTTCGCCTCCGGCGTCCGGCCGGGCGACGTGATCGTCGCCGGGCGCAACTTCGGCTGCGGTTCCTCGCGGGAGCATGCGCCGGTGGCCATCCGGGCCGCGGGGGTGCGGTGCGTCATCGCCCGCTCCTTCGCCCGGATCTTCTACCGCAATGCCATCAACGTGGGGCTGCCCATTCTGGAGTGCCCGGATGCCGTGGTCGCCCTGGAGGCGGGGGAGGAGGTGGAGGTGGACCTGGCCGCCGGCACCATCCGCCGGGTGGCCACGGGCGAGACTTTCCAGGCCGCTCCCTTCCCGCCCTTCATGCAGGAGATCCTGCGCTGCGGCGGGCTGGTGGAGTATGCCCGGCGCAAGCTGGCCGCCCAGGGCGCCCAGCCCGCCCGAGCCACCCAGGCCGCCCAGGGCGCCGCGGGCGGCGGAGGGGGTGCCGGCCGTGGCGCCGCCGGCCGGTAGTTCCTGCGCTGGCAGCAGGGTGGCCGCGGGTACCGCGGCGGCCGTTGCGACGGCGGCAGCAGGCGGTGGCCGTGCTGCGGGCGCCGCCGCGGCAGGGCGTCCCACGGTAGCAGGCGCCGCCGCGGCAGCAGGGCGTCCCACGGCAGGAGGCGCTACCGCGCCGGAAGGCGGCCGCACGGCGGCCGGAAGCTGGTGGAGGGGGCGAGGAACATGACCTATCGCATCGCCGTCCTGCCGGGCGACGGCATCGGGCCTGAGGTGATCCGGGAAGCCGTGCGGGTGGTCGAGGCCGTGGGCGCGGCGACGGGCATCGCCTTCGACTTCACCGAAGCCCCCATCGGCGGCGCCGCGGTGGAGGCCACCGGCGATCCCCTGCCGCCCGAGACGGAACAGGCATGCCTGGCGGCCGGCGCCATCCTGCTGGGTGCGGTGGGCGGCCCCCGCTGGGACCGCGAACCGGCGGCCCGCCGGCCCGAGACGGGCCTGCTCAGGCTGCGCAAGGCGGTGGGCGCCTACGCCAACCTGCGGCCGGTGCGGGTTCATCCGGCCATGGCCGGCCGGGGGCCCCTGCGGCCCGAGGTGGTGGGGACCGGCATCGACGTGCTGATCGTCCGGGAGCTGACGGGCGGCCTCTACTACGGCGAGCGGGGCCTCCAGCAGGAGCCCTTCGGCGAGAGGGCCTACGACACCATGGTCTACACCACGCCGGAGATCGAGCGCATCGTGCGCATGGCCTTCCAGCTGGCCCGGGGCCGCCGGCGCCGGGTGGTGTCCGTCGACAAGAGCAACGTGCTGGAGACCTCGCGGCTGTGGCGGCGGGTCACCGAGGCAGTGGCGGAGGAGTTCGGCGACGTGGAGCTGGAGCACATGCTGGTCGACAACGCCGCCATGCAGCTGGTCCGCAGCCCCGGCCGGTTCGACGTCCTGGTAACGGAAAACACCTTTGGCGACATCCTGAGCGACCTGGCCGCCGCCCTCTGCGGCTCCCTGGGACTCTTGCCCTCGGCCAGCCTGGGCCTGCCGGGGCGGCCGCCCCTCTTCGAGCCGGTCCACGGTTCGGCGCCCGACATCGCCGGCCGGGGCATCGCCAACCCCCTGGCCGCCATCGCTTCCGCCGCCCTGATGCTCCGGTATGCCTTCGGTCTGGAGCGGGAGGCCCGGGCCGTGGAGGACGCCATCGACGAGGTGCTGGCTTACGGCCCGTGGACGCCCGACATCGCCCCGCCCGGTGCTCCCGTGGCCGGCACGGAAGAGGTGGGCCGGGCCGTGGCCCTGAAGGTCAGGGAGCGGCTGGCTCCCGCGCCCCTGGAGCCTGTGGACGCGCCGCTGCAGGTGGCCTTCTGGGACCCGGTGGAGCCCGTCGACCCCGCGCCGCTCGGGGAGGGTTCCCCCGGTGGGGCGGCCGGGACCACGGGAGAGACGCCCCCTGCGGCTGTGCCGGGAGCTTCCCTTTCCGCCGCCGCAGCCCCGGCCGCTTCCGCCCCCGGGGTGGCCGGCGACAACCTGGCCGTATCCTGGATCGCCGGCGACCACGGCTTCCGGCCGGTTCTTCCGGACGAACCGGTCCCGGCGGCCCCGGGGGTGGCGCCGGACGCCCCGCCCCCGGCCGGGGCGACCTACAGCGGCCACCGCAGCAGCCGCCGGACCCGCCACCCCGTCGGCCGCCGGGCGGAGTCGAAGGCCCGCACCCGGGCGGCGGCCGGGGGCCGGCCCGGGACAGGGAAGGGAGCGTGACGCCCTTGACGGAAACGGCCACCCTGCGCAGCCGGGAGGTGGTGGAGGGGTTCCACCGCGCCCCCCACCGCTCCCTCTTCAAGGCCATGGGCTACACCGACGAGGAGCTGCGGCGGCCGCTGATCGGGGTGATGAACAGCCGCAACGAGATCATCCCCGGCCACGTGCACCTCGACAATATTGCCCGGGCCGTGTGCGACGGCATCCGCATGGCCGGCGGCACGCCCATCCAGTTCGGCGTCATCGGCGTCGACGACGGCATCGCCATGGGCCACCGCGGCATGCGCTTCTCTCTGCCCAGCCGCGAGCTGATCGCCGACTCCATCGAGACGGTGACGGAGGCCCACCAGCTGGACGGCCTGGTACTGATCCCCAACTGCGACAAGATCACGCCGGGGATGCTCATGGCCGCCGCCCGCCTGGACCTGCCCACGGTGGTGGTCAGCGGCGGGCCCATGATGGCCGGCAACGTCTACGGGCGGGCGGTCAACCTGGCCACGGTGTTCGAGGGCGTGGGCGCCTTCCAGGCCGGGCGCATCACCGCGGAGGAGCTCTTCGAGCTGGAGGAGGCCGCCTGCCCCACCTGCGGCTCCTGCTCCGGCATGTTCACCGCCAACTCGATGAACTGCCTGACCGAGGCCATCGGCCTGGGGCTCCCCGGCAACGGCACCATCCCGGCGGTAGAGGCCGCCCGGCTGCGCCTGGCCAAGCAGGCCGGCATGCAGGTGATGGAGCTGGTGCGCCGGGGCCTCCGCGCCCGGGACATCCTGACGGAGGCGGCCTTCCGCAACGCCCTGGCCGTCGACATGGCCCTGGGCTGTTCCACCAACACGGTGCTGCACCTGCTGGCCATCGCCTACGAGGCGGGACTGGGCGACGTGATCACCCTGGATCTGATCGACGAGGTGAGCCGGTGCACGCCCCAGCTCTGCAAGCTGGCCCCCGCCGGTCCCCACCATATCCAGGATCTGCACCAGGCCGGTGGCATCCAGGCGGTGCTGGCGGAGCTGCTGCGGGGCGGGCACATCGACGGCTCGGTGCTGACGGTGACGGGCCGCACCGTGGCCGAGAACCTGGCCGCCGCCGAACGGCGCATCCTCCGGGCCCGCGCCTGGCGCTCCGACGTGATCCGGCCACTGGAGGAGCCCTACAGTCCCGAGGGCGGCCTGGCCGTGCTGCGCGGCAACCTGGCTCCCGACGGGGCGGTGGTGAAGCAAGGTGCGGTGGACCCGGCCATGCTGCGGCACCGCGGCCCGGCCCGGGTTTTCGACAGCGAGGAGGACGCCGCCGAGGCCATCCGCCAGGGCCGCATCCGCCCTGGGGACGTGGTGGTGATCCGCTACGAGGGGCCGCGGGGCGGGCCCGGCATGCGGGAGATGCTGACCATCACCGCCGCCCTGGCCGGCATGGGCCTCGACCGGGAGGTGGCCCTGATCACCGACGGCCGCTTCTCCGGCGCCACCCGGGGCGCCTCCATCGGCCACGTCTCGCCGGAGGCCGCCGCCGGCGGGCCCATCGCCCTGGTGGAGGACGGCGACGAGATCGAGATCGACATCCCGGGCCGCCGCCTGGAGCTCCGGGTTCCTCCGGACGAACTGGCCCGCCGCCGCGAGCGGTGGCAGCCGCGGCCCCCGCGGGAGACGCGGGGCTATTTGGCCCGCTACGCCCGGGCGGTGACGTCGGCCAACACGGGCGCGGTGCTGATGGGTTGACGGGTGCGGTGTTCTTGGGTTGACAGCCCGGCGCCCGGCCGCCAACCGGGAGCCGAACCAGGAACCGCAAGACGGGAACGCCCGGAACCAAATCGCCCGGGAATCGCCCGGGACGAAAGGGAGGGTTTTGCCGTGTCGTCCTCACGGCCGGGTTCCACCGTGTCGCCTCCGGGTCCGCACCGGGGTCCTGGACCGCAGGCAGCTCCTTTACAAGCGGCCCCTGTACCCGAGCCGGCTCCCGGCGCCACGCCGGGGCTGCCCCCGCCGGGCGCGCCGGGTGTGACGGGCGCCCAGGCCGTCGTCAAGGTGCTGCTGGAACAGGGCGTGGAGGTGGTCTTCGGCATCCCCGGGGGCGCCGTGCTGCCCCTGTATGACGCCCTTTACGGGGCCCCCATCCGCCACGTCCTGGCCCGCCATGAGCAGGGCGCGGCCCTGGCCGCCGACGGCTATGCCCGCGCCAGCGGCCGCGTGGGGGTATGCATCGCCACCTCGGGTCCCGGAGCCACCAACCTGATCACCGGCCTCGCCACCTCCTATCTGGACTCGGTGCCGGTAGTGGCCATCACGGGGAACGTGGCGCGGCCCTTCCTGGGGACCGACGCCTTTCAGGAGGCCGACACCTTCGGCCTCAGCATGCCGGTGACCAAGCACAGCTACCTGGTGCTGGACCCCGAAGAGCTCCCCGCCATCCTGCGGGAGGCTTTCGCCGTGGCCGCTTCCGGGCGGCCCGGTCCCGTGCTGGTGGACATCCCCAAGGACGTGTTCACCGCCACCCTTTCCGCCGCGGCCTGGGACCGGCCCCTGCGGCCCGCCTTGCCGGTCCGCGGCGACGTGGGGCCCTGCGTCGCGCCGGTGCCCCCGCTGCCCGCCCGGGGCGACGGGGCACCCCCGGCGGCGCCACGGCTCGCCGGCACCGGCCGGGGGACGAACCCGAACGGCTATGACGAGGCGGCCCGCCTGATCGCCCGCGCCCGCCGCCCCGTCCTTTACGCCGGCGGCGGCGTCATCGTGGCCGGGGCCGCCGGGGTCCTGCGCCGGCTGGCGGAGGCGGCGGTTCTGCCCACCACCACCACCCTCATGGCCCTGGGCGCCATGCCCGGCGACCACCCGCTCTTTCTGGGCATGCCGGGGATGCACGGCACCTACGCCGCCAACATGGCCCTCACCGAGACCGACTGCCTGATCGCCGCCGGCGCCCGCTTCGACGACCGGGTGACGGGCAGGGTCTCCGCCTTCGCGCCCGAGGCGGCTGTCATCCACATTGACGTGGACGCCGCCGAGTTGGGAAAGGTCAAGACGCCCCGCGTGGCCCTTGCCGCAGGCGCCCGGGAAGGCCTCGAGGCGCTGCTGGAGGCCCTGGGCCGGGTTCCACCGGAAGAGTGGTGCGCCCGCAAGCCGTGGCTGGACCAGGTGGAGCGCTGGAAGCAAGCCCGTCCCTACCGTTACGACCGCGACCTGGCCCGCCGTGAGCTGCTGCCCCAGGCGGTGATCGAGGAACTGGAGCGGGCCACGGCCGGCGACGCCCTGGTGGTCACCGGCGTCGGCCAGCACCAGATGTGGGCAGCCATGTTCTACCGGTACCGCCGGCCCCGGCAATTCCTGACCTCCGGCGGCCTGGGGACCATGGGGTACGGCCTGCCTGCCGCCATCGGCGCCCAGCTGGCCTGTCCCGACGCGCGGGTGCTGTGCATCGACGGCGACGGCAGCTTCCAGATGAACGTGCAGGAGCTGTCGACCCTGGCCGAGCTGGGGTTGCCCGTGAAAATCTTCATTATTAATAACCGGGCCCACGGCATGGTGCGGCAGTGGCAGGACCTGTTCTACGAGGGGCGCCTTGCGGCCAGCGTCTTCGAGCACCAGCCCGACTTCGTCAAACTGGCCGAGGCGTACGGGGTGGCGGCCTACCGCATCACCCACCCGGACGAACTGGCCGGGACGGTACGCGAGGCCCTGGCCCGCCCGGGGCCGGTGGTGGTGGACTGCGTGGTGCGGCAGGCAGAGAACGTGCTGCCCATGGTGCCGCCGGGGGCGGCGCTGAAGGAGATGATCGTGGGGTAGCCGGGAGGCTACCCCACAACGTTATCGGGCCACAACGTTATCGGGCGCCCGCTGGCGGGATACGGCGGTGCCGGCTGGTGCCGGCGTCCCCTCCCCAGCCCGCAGGTGGCAGGCCACCCAGTGGCCGCCGCCGATGTCCAGCAGCGGCGGCTCCTTCTCGCGGCAGATCGCCTCCGCCAGCGGGCAGCGGGTGTGGAAGCGGCAGCCCCGCGGCGGGTTCAGGGGGCTGGGCACGTCACCCTGGAGGATGATGCGCTCCCGCTTCACCGTGGGGTCGGGGATTGGAATCGCTGACAGCAGCGCCTCGGTGTAGGGGTGCCGAGGATTGCGGTAGAGCTCGTGCTTGTCGGCCAGCTCCACCAGCTTCCCCAGGTACATCACGCCCACCCGGTTGGAGATGTGCTTCACCGCCGCCAGGCCGTGGGCGATGAACAGGTAGGTGAGGCCGAACTCCTTCTGCAGGTCGGCCAGGAGGTTGAGGATCTGGGCCTGGATGGACACGTCCAGGGCCGAGACCGGCTCGTCGCAGACGATGAGCTTGGGGTTCAGGGCAAGGGCGCGGGCAATGCCGATGCGCTGCCGCTGCCCGCCGGAGAATTCGTGGGGGTAACGGTGGGCGTGGGCGGCCGACAACCCCACCACTTCCAAGAGTTCCTTGACCCGCTTGCGCTTCGTCCCGCCCCGAGCAATTCCATAGATCGCCAGCGGTTCGCCGATGATCTCCTCCACCGTCATCCGCGGGTTGAGGGAGGCGTAGGGGTCCTGGAACACGATCTGCATCTCGCGTCGCAGCCGGCGGAGTTCCGCGGGCTTCATCTTGAACACGTCCCGGCCCTCGAACAGTACGGAACCGGCGGTGGGCTCCTGCAGCCGCAGGATCACCTTGCCCAGGGTGGTCTTGCCGCAGCCCGACTCGCCCACCAGACCCAGGGTCTCCCCGCGGTAGATGTCGAAACTGACGCCGTCCACCGCCTTGACGTGGCCGATCACCGCGGAGAACAAGCCGCCACCGGTGACGGGATACCACTTGCGCACATCGCGAACCTGCACCAGGACCTTCTGCTGCGGCCCCACGGCTGGCTCCGGCAGCCGCGTCGCCGCCTCTGCCGCCATCTCAGACCACCCCCTCCCCGGTCAGGCGCTCCGCCGCCAGATGGCAGGCCGCGTACCGCCCCTCGCCGAGCGGTTCCAGGCGGGGCTCGACCTCCCGGCAGGTGTCCGTGGCATAGGGGCAGCGCGGGTGGAACGGGCACCCCCCGGGCAGATGCCCAGGGCTCGGGACGGTGCCCTCGATGGCGGGCAGCCGCTCCCGGTCTTCGTCCAGGCGCGGGATGGAGCGCAGGAGCCCTTCCGTGTACGGGTGGACGGGATTGCGGAAGACCGAGTACACGTCCCCTTCCTCCACCACCCGGCCGGCGTACATGACGACGACCCGCTCGGCCATCTCCGCCACCACACCCAGGTCGTGGGT
This is a stretch of genomic DNA from Thermaerobacter sp. PB12/4term. It encodes these proteins:
- a CDS encoding 2-isopropylmalate synthase translates to MADGVGEVTRTPMASTAGSGHGGDAGFDRDRVRIFDTTLRDGEQTPGVALTVDEKVEVARWLAALGVDIIEAGFPVASDGEFEAVSRIAAEVHGPTIAALARTAAVDIDRAWAAIRHARRPRIHVFVSTSPIHLEAMLRMTEDQVLRLVEEMVGYARSLCPDVEFSAQDATRSDVGFLAEVTAAAIEAGAGTINLPDTVGYATPWTYAQMFQEVMARVPRPDRVVFSAHTHDDLGMAVANALAAVRVGVRQVECTINGIGERAGNCSLEEVVMALAVRGDVFGATTGVDTRQLVPASQVVSRLTGVPVPPNKAVVGANAFAHESGIHQDGVIKNPLTYEIIRPEAVGAGGSQLVLGKHSGRHAVRVELERLGFSLPEDAFREVFRRFKALADRREFVSKEALARLAAQVLEERQQESGAASRLAHGA
- the leuC gene encoding 3-isopropylmalate dehydratase large subunit: MAAPRPMTITEKILAAHAGVPWVEPGQLVEVRVDFLMANDITAPLAIRAFREMGATRVFDPERVAIVLSHFAPSKDIRSADQCKVAREFAREQGLVHYYEMGEGIEHALLPDRGLVLPGELVLGADSHTCTYGAVGCFSTGVGSTDLAYAMATGETWLKVPETLKFVYYNRLQPWVTGKDLILYTIGRISCDGATYKAMEFTGEALADLSMDGRLAMANMAIEAGGKNGIFNPDQRTLDYVARRAQRPCSPVWSDPDAEYAEVYEFDAARIEPQVALPWSPDNVRPLSEVERVPIDQVFIGSCTNGRLDDLRTAARILRGRRVHPEVRAIVIPASRDIYLQALKEGLIEIFMAAGCVVSASTCGPCLGGHMGVLGKGERCVSTSNRNFVGRMGHPESESYLANPAVAAASAVAGRLCHPEELGIRYEEVAGVA
- the ilvN gene encoding acetolactate synthase small subunit, which gives rise to MIHVMVLAADRPGVLRRILGVYESRRYRVRSLATGAAGPAGFVRVNLVLDEPADRAHRLAAQLARLVDVAGVEVAEPSRAVGRELALVKVLLEHPARRADLLQMAQVFRARVVDVAPRSLVLEVTGDPAKLDAFLGLAREFGPVEVMRTGVAALARGSQVLAAAVVAPAGTPGPSWEPSGEEDPLPSGAGAFSPALAAGSGP
- the ilvC gene encoding ketol-acid reductoisomerase translates to MATIYYDRDANPELIRRRRVAVIGYGSQGHAQAQNLRDRGVEVVIGIRPGPSADRARADGFPTCTPAEAAAGADVVVMLIPDERQPAVFQEAIAPHLTEGKALAFSHGFNVHFGQIQPPPGVDVFMVAPKAPGHLLRRFVREGRSVPGLLAVAQDATGQARQLALAYAWGIGCTGAGVIETTFQEETETDLFGEQAVLCGGVTELVKAGFETLVEAGYQPEIAYFECLNELKLIVDLMYEGGLARMRYSISDTAEYGDLTRGPRIIDAGVRQRMREILAEIQCGAFAREWILENQAGRPVMNARRAQEARHPIEAVGRRLRAMMDWLPREDGAPAAGRPEAPAVQEAPATPAAATAAAPAAWAG
- a CDS encoding 3-isopropylmalate dehydratase small subunit; this encodes MGRVWKYGDDINTDVIIPARYLFTTDPAELAAHCMEDLDPSFASGVRPGDVIVAGRNFGCGSSREHAPVAIRAAGVRCVIARSFARIFYRNAINVGLPILECPDAVVALEAGEEVEVDLAAGTIRRVATGETFQAAPFPPFMQEILRCGGLVEYARRKLAAQGAQPARATQAAQGAAGGGGGAGRGAAGR